Within Micromonospora parathelypteridis, the genomic segment TCGCCGCCGAGGTGATGGAGAAGGTCTCACTGGGGGTCTACTACGCCACGAAGCTCAGCAAGGACCCCCGCCGCAACAACGGGCACCGGACGCTGACCCACACGCTGCCGTTCACCCTGCTGGTCGGCTGGGGCACCACCGCGCTCTGCGCCGCGTACGGCAAGTGGGCCGTCATCACCATCCTGTTCTTCATGTTCGGCCTCGCCCTGCGCGGGCTGTTCGACGACTGGGCGGAACGCGCCGGCTGGGTGATCGTGACGCTCGCGTCGGCCGGGGCGGCCTGGTTCACCTTCGTCAACCTCCCGGGCGGGCGAGGTTATCCCCTGATCGGCACCGCTCTGGGGGTGGGCTGCTTCGTGCACATCCTCGGCGACATGATCACCCGAGCTGGCGTGCCGATCCTGTGGCCGATCCCGATCAAGCGGCGCATGTGGATGATGATCGGCCTGCCGAACAGCATCGCCCTGCGTGTCGGCAGCAAGGCCGAGGTGGTCGGGATGCGC encodes:
- a CDS encoding metal-dependent hydrolase, which translates into the protein MMGPQHALSGAAVWLAGSWALDQFADYHQSPLALAVGTAVCAGGALFPDLDMSGKVTKNQGGATVARTFGVFSLFAAEVMEKVSLGVYYATKLSKDPRRNNGHRTLTHTLPFTLLVGWGTTALCAAYGKWAVITILFFMFGLALRGLFDDWAERAGWVIVTLASAGAAWFTFVNLPGGRGYPLIGTALGVGCFVHILGDMITRAGVPILWPIPIKRRMWMMIGLPNSIALRVGSKAEVVGMRIALTVVSALATVGLIAPSVLSRFDIDI